Proteins encoded in a region of the Suricata suricatta isolate VVHF042 chromosome 10, meerkat_22Aug2017_6uvM2_HiC, whole genome shotgun sequence genome:
- the BBS10 gene encoding Bardet-Biedl syndrome 10 protein, producing the protein MAAAGSAKAALQVAEVLEAIVSCCVGPEGRQVLCTKPTGEVLISRDGGCLLEALHVEHPIARMVVACVSSHLRKTGDGAKTFIIFLCHLLRGLHAIPDKEQDSLISPNIQTHRRHWKNCCQWKFISQALLRFQTQVLDYIMGHYLSKHFLSVFSSSTKERTLCRSSLVSLLEAYFCGRVGRNHHSFISQLMCDYFFKCMACESGCEEVFEIVDDYFVELSIGVAGLPVSDSRITAGLVLHRDFSVYCPADGDIRIVLVTETIQPSFSTSGSEFILNSETQFQTSQCWIMERTKAIMKHLQCQNVQLLLSSVKQSDLVLYYAGLNGISVVECLSSEEVSLIQRAVGLSPFVLPHASSQYEICNTALMKFCKPLIFRSKRYVHLGFIGTCSFIPHCVVLCAPVQGLVEQHKNALRGAFKMLRQLFKDLDLNYEIQASDQNCTSSPLTNRNSRESKPLPENGSIQSPCQGTVVKNKGKLATTEAYLKVYSNLVVPSIDLETYTPCSTPKGTPTDTYQTDETRRCLVKTRTIDDSEPFTEDNSANSTTGNTRIEISCENLQVTKIAGKGSKLPVREKSLEMCTSHSQCCSSIPAGCVLPVGGNFEILLHYYLLNYARKCQQSEETMVSMVIANALLGIPQILCKSQKGNYSFPHMYVRALHALQTNQPMVSSQTGLESVASKYQLLTSVLQCLTKILTIDLVINIKRQPQKVYDQDSDEEV; encoded by the exons ATGGCCGCCGCGGGGTCTGCGAAGGCGGCGTTGCAGGTGGCGGAAGTGCTGGAGGCCATCGTGAGCTGCTGCGTGGGGCCCGAGGGGCGGCAGGTTCTGTGTACGAAGCCCACCGGCGAGGTGCTGATCAGCCGGGATGGAGGCTGCCTCCTGGAGGCGCTACACGTAGAGCATCCCATAGCCAG GATGGTGGTGGCCTGTGTTTCCAGTCATCTACGAAAAACAGGAGATGGTgctaaaacatttattatctttctttgcCATTTACTCAGAGGACTTCATGCAATCCCAGACAAAGAACAGGATTCTTTGATTTCCCCAAATATTCAAACCCATAGAAGACATTGGAAAAATTGTTGTCagtggaaatttatttctcaggcTCTTCTGAGGTTTCAGACACAAGTATTAGATTATATTATGGGCCACTACTTAAGTAAACACTTTTTGTCCGTCTTCTCTTCATCCACTAAAGAGAGAACATTGTGTAGAAGCTCTTTAGTGTCGCTCTTAGAAGCCTACTTTTGTGGAAGAGTGGGAAGAAATCATCACAGCTTTATTTCACAATTGATGTGTGACTACTTTTTCAAGTGTATGGCTTGTGAAAGTGGGTGTGAAGAAGTATTTGAGATAGTGGATGACTATTTTGTAGAGTTGAGCATCGGTGTCGCTGGGCTTCCTGTCTCAGATTCCAGGATCACAGCGGGGCTTGTGCTTCACAGAGACTTTTCTGTATACTGTCCAGCAGATGGTGACATAAGAATAGTGCTAGTAACAGAAACCATTCAGCCTTCTTTTTCAACTTCTGGATCAGAGTTTATTCTAAATTCAGAAACACAGTTTCAGACATCTCAGTGTTGGATTATGGAAAGGACAAAAGCAATCATGAAACATTTGCAGTGTCAGAATGTACAATTGCTCCTGTCTAGTGTGAAACAGTCAGACTTAGTTCTTTATTATGCAGGACTGAATGGCATATCTGTGGTGGAGTGTTTATCCTCTGAAGAAGTTTCTCTTATCCAGAGGGCTGTTGGTCTTTCTCCCTTTGTATTACCGCATGCCTCTTCACAGTATGAAATCTGTAACACTGCTTTGATGAAATTTTGTAAGCCCCTTATCTTTAGATCCAAAAGGTATGTTCATCTTGGCTTTATTGGCACATGTTCCTTTATACCACATTGTGTAGTTCTTTGTGCACCAGTGCAGGGTCTTGTGGAACAACATAAAAATGCTTTACGTGGAGCATTTAAAATGCTTCGGCAGTTATTTAAAGATCTTGATCTAAATTACGAGATACAAGCCAGTGATCAAAATTGTACATCAAGTCCTCTTACTAATAGGAATAGCAGAGAAAGTAAGCCATTGCCAGAAAATGGCTCCATACAAAGCCCATGTCAGGGCACAGTTGTAAAGAACAAAGGTAAGCTCGCAACAACTGAagcatatttaaaagtatattcaaaTTTGGTAGTTCCAAGTATAGACTTAGAAACATATACTCCATGTTCAACACCAAAAGGGACACCAACAGATACATACCAGACAGATGAAACACGGAGGTGTTTAGTCAAAACAAGGACAATTGATGACAGTGAACCATTTACTGAGGACAATTCTGCTAATTCAACAACGGGAAACACTAGAATAGAAATTTCTTGTGAAAACTTACAAGTCACAAAAATTGCTGGAAAGGGAAGCAAGTTACCAGTGAGAGAAAAGTCACTGGAGATGTGTACATCGCACAGTCAGTGCTGCTCTTCTATACCAGCAGGATGTGTTTTGCCAGTGGGTGGTAATTTTGAGATCTTGTTACATTACTATCTTCTCAACTACGCCAGAAAATGTCAGCAATCAGAAGAAACCATGGTTAGCATGGTAATAGCTAATGCTCTTTTAGGCATTCCCCAAATCCTGTGTAAGTCTCAGAAGGGAAACTACAGCTTTCCACATATGTATGTAAGAGCTCTCCATGCACTGCAAACCAATCAACCCATGGTAAGTAGTCAGACAGGATTGGAATCAGTAGCTAGTAAATACCAATTACTAACTTCAGTTCTTCAGtgtttaacaaaaattttaaccaTTGATTTGGTAATCAATATTAAGAGACAACCTCAGAAGGTTTATGATCAAGATTCAGATGAGGAAGTATAA